In the genome of Lactuca sativa cultivar Salinas chromosome 3, Lsat_Salinas_v11, whole genome shotgun sequence, the window aaaatatattacatttttaaGTCATTATTCCATCTaaagtacatgaaacataaccaaaaactgtaaGCGGAAAGCTTGTGagttttccccaaagtaccaatgCAAACAACAATACgaatataataacaacatactatgggcccaatcaaccatagGGTTAGAATGCCCCataccctcaaccatcgggttggaatgccaacacacTATTGAAACATCCCGAAactcaggtaaagctatttaacccttccattTTGTTAAGTTGTCAAGATTAGTCCCTGGAATGAGTTTTTGTAGCaaacgagtacgttgggcgtactggggcatacgctgcgtgtactcatgcgcttaagttggatgcggactcgcctgggtacgttgggcgtacccagggttacgctgggcgtagcgggcccaaatgcaaaccctaatatttggcttgtacactatataagggatgctaaggctcatttctcagcctccatatcatagagtgaaaccctaagagagccttccatcgtccttagATTGAGtgtgagtgttttggagctaaaagtgccttggtgtgttcgtgaagaagaaggagaggaacttgaagtgcaagtttggatctagGATCTTCAGAagaaggagcttcatctagaggtataaagttcaaaactttcctctttatttggtttgtgttgcatggaccatttaaagggttaaaagtcccaaaggtggagactttatgagtgtaatagactccatggacctagatctgtcccatttcaatgatatttgtgttatagatccataaaaatcccaacttggtctttgttatggggtcatgcttgagttatgagctttataGGGTTGgtaatggaatgttatgggtgttagtgacttgtccagccatgcaaaggcttaaagtcaccaactttatggattaagaggcttagggatGGTCAGATCTAAAGTTGGACGTGTgtattaactgtttaagaccccaaaagctaaagagtctgaaactgggagttacgcagagcgtaatcccagtacgcacgACGTAAGGGGTCGCGTACCTCGTTTCTGTGAGGAcgccgggtacgcccaacgtacatgtttggtacgcgcagcgtaacccggagagttgacatttgttgacttttagggtttggtcaactttagggtctttgatcCACTAGaggagtaaaatggtcttttacccttctgagagtactaagagagggaatagtctagccttgagagacgTATTGATTAAGAGTGTTTATTttgtatgattaggcggaggctagattagatttttacagagttcgagattctcgagttacccgaggtgagtcttctcactatactttacctagaatggtaattagagttatatgacagagtatcttgtatgctatttatgtgattgtgacgcactgcattatttctatgtgatttatgttttgtatgttccagagtttacagagttagaaccggaatgttcacagagttaggaccagagggtccacagagttatagcctcgagtggctaacatgtgttatatgtggtattttgaggaactcactaagcctttatGCTTAcactgttgtgttatgtgtttcaggtaccagtgaggatcgcgggaaggcgtcggtaTGATcaatacacacatgaggagtttttatgcattatgatcttgggttgtgttTCTATGGTTGATATGTGacacaatgacatttttataatatttatgaatgaaagcatgttttttgaaaatgtaaaaattggttgaaaattttgagtgttacaactatgggtccagtcaaccttcaggttggaataccccaggccctcaaccatcaggttggaatgccaacatacaatAGGTCCAATCATCCTAGGGATGGAATACCCTTGGctctcaaccatcgggttagaatgcccAGCCTGTTGGCTTATGCACGAAGCAGAAAATCTCAGCCACCAAATcaaatatgtgcacatataacaaataatcagATAACATCCTACAACCAGACAAATAGTCTAATAGATCATTAAGCAttgcaacatcctatctaccagggtACCAATCTAAATTGGGGCAAAGCaagagcatgtgtggtgcataGGATATcggttatgctataagagaaTGGTGTAGTATTATTcagtgagcaccgtggcacttgtggtagtgtcaaggcagccaagtggatttccttggtaagggaaAGGAAAGGAATGTAGCTCTGAGAGGGAGtataagttcacggaagtgaaagcagtagtgcagagttatgattggggtgtttCAATCATGGTTGATGAGCAGTGTGTCGGCGGCTGTGGTGTGGAATCACATTCGGGTTGAATGTTTGCTAAGGCTCGGAAGGAATGCAAGGATGTAATCTTGGATTTCCAGTCCGATTTTGATTTAGGTGGCGGAAATTCATCTTGGGGGATGTTTGGGGGTGTTGTCAGTGTATCGTGTTTTCCCAACCCAaagatgctagagccagttctgcgtgggtatgagattgcggtggagaactcatgggagttgctgagaggctgaagaatgtgtcaTCCTATCAGCATGGATTTTTCTAGCTCGTATGAGTTGAGCGATTGTTGTGTTTTGGATCAAGTGATGTATCATGGGGCGGTACTCAGTtaataagtgtggttatcagaggatgaggccggtggccggcttgaagcggtggtcagaacaccgcaagaaagggaaagttgggtttcgggtttcgatggttgtgtcttgaggaacctggtctggttaaggccaggtggtgcattgcgggagaagttctggagtcgagttgccgcaggcttcgagggcgaagcctaatttaagtgggggagaattgtaatgccctgTTCTTAAAGTACTTATTTATGAGTCCTcgagatttaagaggaagggtattttggtccttttatggGAAATGGGTTTCATCCAAGAAGGTTTCGGACCAGGGTATGTATCTAGAAGCGTATGGATTCTCGCCACctattcgtggatataaagttcatcaaaaacggagctagaATGAGGGaattatgacactttgaagattttgGCATTTATGGCCCTTAATGGAAAAGGTTGACAATGTGAGCCATGCATGCATGAgacacgcgtgggtacgcccagcgtaggctgggttacgcccagtgtaatgagtaaatggacgcgggtgcaaggtcgagtacgcccagcgtactagaggtacgcccagcgtactctcagaatcccaaaaccctaattttaagggcaaccactatataaggaacataaagGTTTCCTCCTCAGCCTCCATAGACTCTCTCTTACCCTTAGAAACCATAGATATCCGTCttacctccattgttgggtgtgtttggccttggaaagcttgttttggcAAAAGAGAGGCTAGAAGCAGAAaggggaagttgtcaaagaaggagttgagtggctggagcttatagatctggaaagaCATCATCCTTTAGAGCCTatctaaggtataaagcttcttgcttgacatttaTATTGaatagatctatgtgttgtgaggtattgacaccattcttgtcccaaaagtcctcacctTGATGCATGTTTCGAGTTTGTCGAGATTATctatcctttcagaccttaggagaggtcttgagtgagaaaaatgaggtcccaagggctgtggttgttccatgtgtgagataagtaggtcttaatggattaagaccttggattaagagctttatggacgtcccaagtaataaagtttgagactttatgaatcctaggcatatttggcctaaggatctgaagtttgggcttaagagcttaagccattaagaagttatgtggACTTGTTGAGCAGCGaggttacgccccacgtaacataggtgtacgccctgcgtagcgggtcagtgccccgatccccaATTGCGAATCAgcgttgtacgcccaacgtaccaaggagggtacgcccagcgtactccttcTGTtaggttttcattttgggcctaaggagattgggctgttattgggctatTGGACTTTGGGCCGTGTCTGGACATTGTGGATGGAGTATTGTGGACTcactaattattatggaccttggatcttggcccatttggtgaggtgggcccaatttagtaaattgggccaatattgggctttgcttcggacttttggtctttgggccattagtgggcttgagagcttatctagtgatgggcctttcatattttgattatgggccttagtcatgggccggattgagttaagggtaaattggtcaatttacccttggaagggtattgtgcttagcctaatAATTATTtttgctatgttggctagttcgggattttcagtgagtcggtgattcgggaatctgcttcttcagttcagagttttggcagtggcaaggtgagttatcctcactatatcaacaaggtctaaggcaccaaggccggcccttttatcggactgagatccgggtatcgttgttatgttattgctctgctatgtttgcatcctggtagttaggatggtattatgttagagacctggttaaggttggtatcctggtatataggatgatgctatgctagtgaccggttaggtcagtatcctggttaggaggatgttatgttatgtgatctgttagatcggttgattgaatgtgaattgttatatgcttGAATGTTTATGTTCACGTGGTTgatggactggggttgggttgaggcgggtcctgctttgtgttgtaggccaacatacccagggcggaccggttgtcctgaaggcccagcgagcggtccggataggctgtaggccccaagagggcggaccagacgtgccaaggctcggagaatggaccaggccgactaaaggcccggtgcggacagaccagtcatactgtagactcaaagagtggaccaggtggattgaaggcccggcgcgggcggaccaatcacactgcagactcgatgtatatggctagactcggagggtgaaccaggtggactgttggccggtgcggcggaccagtcacacagtagactcgaagtgcatggttgttctgtgttctgatatgatatggcatgttatgcgtgtatggtatatgtggttggtattttgggggtatttcactaagctttcgggcttacagttgtggtttaatgtttttcaggttcttcaggagaccgtgacaaggcaaaggcatgatcgtaccgctcctcatgattatgttttatgatgtggttctgggaagactctgataataattgtgttgaaaacctttttgtaataacattatgaaaatgggttgtttttgaaaagttaaaattggttgaaattttatggtcgttacagaaGGATTTGAAAATACCTGGAATAACGAGATGTTACAATTTGATGCACTTAAAAAGCGTTGGTAGATACTTGCTAAGCCATCAATGTTTCATGAAGTAGATATGATATTACATAATATATACTAGAAGATGAACtctacacattcagtccttatgacagTTTCTCTAGTTTAGCCATGAAAAAATgatttaatagggtaatatatttcattttgtacacatttagtcattaatatttttttatttcaaaataagtcgtttttgtttttgtactaatTTAGTagttatgaatgatttctttaggtttttctcacgacatcttacatATGACAATCATTTATGAGGTGTTTGGGGCAGTTGTCTATCGCGACCTCGACTGCTTGGTTGCGTATGTCTTGTTGTTTGGCTTAGGTCTTGTATTCAGAACTTTGTAACTTCTTAATACGATAtcagattttaacgatctttatatcaatTTGTTCGTTTTTTGAGTCTACTATAATTTTCGTTAAGATTAGTTcctttaaaatataatatatttttacttacgatttataaaaaaacattcataCATGTATTCATAAAAAATGTATGGATATAAAGACCGTACGTAAAATTATATTACTTTCTAATGGAGTAATATAAATGAAAATTGATGCAAACTAAAATACGAACGCATTGATATAAAGATAATTTAAATACGAGATTGTATGAATAAGTGATGACCAGGGCCGGTTCTAAGAATTTAAATGCCCATGACAAGGCAGAAAAAAAGGCCCTTACGCCCTAACGTGTAACAGCTAACCGATAACCTGTAATGCACTCCACATGTTTAACATAAATATAACCCTTCTTGAAAACTCATGGATAAACATGTACTATGTCTACACCCCTTTTTATCTTTTTCATTCAATTTTGAGGTGAATGACATGTTTCACCAACAACAACACACCGTATATCACTTGttcatttatataatttaatatcCATCAAACCATACCTTGAAGACAGTTCCTTAACATCTTATTACCCAACAAAATATTATCCAAGTCTTCATTAAACACTCCATTTTCATTATTTGGTTTCTTTACAAAACCCTCAAAAACATCATAATATTCTCCTGAATCTTTTCGCCTGGATCTATCCCTATACAAACACCATCTATAAAGTGTACATTTTCAACTTCTTGAAAACCTCTAACTTTTAAGGCTTTTGAAAATATGACTTTGTCTTGAAAATGTGGTTCAACCAAGATCTTTTCAACTTGGTGACAGCTATTACATGTTTCACTATGGAGATTATCATCTATAGTTATAACATCAATCTAACTCCATAAACCAGATTACTACATGCCCTTTTGAACTCTTCAACATACGTTATGATACCTTTTTGTTGGTGTTAATACTTAAAACAAGAAAAATTACAGGAACATTTCTGCAAGTCTTGTGTGTGCAAGAAACTTTCTTTACACAGGAACACACATATTTATTGATTAACTCCACAAAAGTTACAACTTACATGAGTTGATTTATGGAGTTTCAAACCATGTGTATGCATTCTTTCTAGCCTAAAATCCTACCTAGATGTTATTTTCTAAACCTGGAGTGGTAGAACCCTGATATTGCGTTCTCAGATACTAAAAAAACTTAAAGATTTGGGTTAGGAAAACTAGGAGTAACCTGGAATGGCATGAAAATTAAAACTTACATAAATCATGTTGATTTATTGAAAGTTTATCAATAGTATTACATTTGCTAGCCAACAATCTCATTTCAAATTAACACTAAACAATCAACATAACCTCATAATCTGATAATTCAGTGATTTGGCAATTCCGATTCAAGGCTTGgaacaaaaagaaagatgaaagctTTTACCTGGAAATCGTTGCACGCTGATACTATGTTGCACGCTACTAAATCAGTGGACAATTTCACAGAGGTGGTCGATTGGTTGTACGATTTTGGATATCAACTTCACTTCTGTCTTCTCTTCTGGTGGAGCGTGGTCAACGAGCGATTGATGACCTTCATCCGTTTCTTTTTGGGCTATTgtgtatataaataaaaaaaaactttgggccTCTAAAATAAATGGGCCCTGTGCATATGCCTTGTTCGCCCATGCTCTAATCCGAGCCTGATGATGACAAAAAAAACATGCCTAAGTAACCAAGTAGTTGAGATCGCGATGAACATAAACATAAAAAGCCTGAAACGCGTTATTAATGAATGTtccacgtaagatgtcgtgagaaaaatctAAAGAAATTATTCATAAATACTATATTTTTTTAACGGCAAAAtgaatacaaaaacaaaaataacttaTTTTGCATTAAGAaaatattaatgactaaatgtatacaaaaatataaagaactaaatgtatacaaagtgagaaatatattaccataTTAAATTATTTTTACTGGTTACCCTGAAGTAGctggtcataaggactgaatgtataattttaagaaattaaaaagataagtatgaacgaaaaaaaaaaatcaataaccaAATATGTAGGATTCTAAAAATATTTACTCTTCCCATCTTATATTTGTCAATAAATGTTTGTTTATTGAGCATCGAAAActtcattattatttattgtaCCTTCAAAATTATTTAAGCTAAGCTATTTTATGATTTAAccaattttatataaattaataattttaacaTTTTTGTATCTTGATGATCTTCACATTTTGTGGTACGTCGTTTATACTTTATACAATCCAAAAACAAGATATAATATTTCACACTTTTATGCAAAAACTATTTCGTCATGTAAAATCTACACTTCAAATTTACTTCCCGGTTCCTATTCCCGTTTAAATTTTCATTTGTCTCTTCTCACCTTCTCCATCGATTCATCCAAAAACACATTCTTACAAATCAAAATTTCTTCAGTAGTCAAATAATTGATCTGCTCTGAACTTCATCTTCCTTCTCTCAGCCGAATTTCTCCGGTAACTATGTCCGCCGGAATGGCAACAAACTCCAAAGGCCAAGCATGGTGAGTGAACAACGGATGTGTGTTTCTTTGATTCTCTTTTGATACGGATTAATTAAGTTCACTTTACTTGTTATTTGCAGGTTTTGCACCACCGGTTTACCAAGCGACGTGGTGGTGGACGTTAACGGCATGACCTTCCATCTCCATAAGGTTAGCTCGAAATGCTAACGCCATTGATGTTCTATGATTAGTTCGATGTTTATGTAAACTAACTGTTTGTTGAAATGTTTTCAGTTTCCTTTAATGGCTAAGAGTAAAAAGCTTCACGAATTGATTACAGAACAGGAGGCAAAATTTACTCCTGATACAGTTACAGACGAAAGAAATTCTGAAAATGAAGAGAAGGAAGAGATCCAGGCGGCGGCGGCGGTAGCGGAGGACGAGGAGCTGTACTGTCAGCTCAGGTTTTCTGATTTTCCGGGAGGCCCGGAGACGTTTGAGATGGCTGCTATGTTCTGTTACGCCGTGAAAATCGAGTTATCGTCGTCAAACGTCGCTTCTCTTCGTTGTGCTGCTGAAGTTTTAGAAATGACTGAAGAGTTCTGTGAAGATAATCTCATTTCAAAAACCGAAAGGTTTTTCTCTCAAACAGTGCTTCAAAGTTTAAGAGATTCAATCGAAACGCTGAAATCATGCGAATGTTTGATGCCTTTGGTGGAATCTCTCGGCATTGTTGAAAAATGCATTGATTCCATTGCTACCAAAGTTTCCGCCATGGATCCGTCTCTGTTCAGTTTGCCGGAGAACGAAGCAACGCCGATTGCTGGTGGCAGAAATATGGGAACCACCACCAGATCCACCGCCGGGGGAGATCGGTGGCTTGATGAACTCACATTCGTTACTTCTCCTCTTTTCATCCGTTTGATTATCACCATGAAAAGTCAGAATCTGAATCACGAAATTATCGAAAACTGTCTTCTTCTGTACGCCAAAAAACGCATCCCAGGGATCAATCGCACCAATAGGAAGCCATTACCATCATCTAAGCCTTCAGAGATTGAACAAAAAGAGCTTCTGGAGACGATAATTACAAATCTTCCTGAACAAAACTGCACACGATCTTCAACGACAGTGAAACTATTTTTTGGAATGTTAAGAACATCAAACATTTTGAACGCATCAGATGACTGTAAATCGATTTTGGAGAAGAAGATCGGATCTCAATTCGAACACGCCACACTCGATGATCTTCTTATGCCGAGTTACTCCTATCTCAGCGAGACATTATACGATGTGGATTGCGTCCAAAGAATACTAGCACAATTCCTCGATTCATCGGAAGACAAAACATCGGCGTTAATGCTCGTCGGAAAATTAATCGACGGTTACCTATCAGAAATCGCATTAGATGCGAATCTCAAACCCGACAAATTCTTCGAACTCGCCGTTGCTTTGCCGGAACAAGCGAGGCTCTACGACGACGGACTCTACAGATCCGTCGACGTCTACATCAAggtatcaaaaatccaaaaatctcCGGTAACATAAACTCGCCGGAATTTCTTTCTCACGAATGCTAACAATACGCAGGCACATCCATGGATAACAGAATCCGATCGAGAAAAAGTATCCGGAGTATTAGACTGCCGGAAACTAACACTAGAAGCATGCACACACGCCGCCCAAAACGAACGCCTCCCACTCCGAGCAGTAGTGCAGGTGCTGTTCTTCGAACAGCTCCAGCTCCGGCACGCAATCGCCGGGACACTAATGTCTGCAGACATGGCCATGGCTCTGACCCATTCTGACTCCGATAAGTCACCAACAACTACACGACATGGAGTAACAGAACACGACGAAACGGTGGTTACTACcggggatgatgatgatgacgatgtgACGTGGAGGGCGGCAGTGAGGGAGAATCAGGTGCTGCGACTAGGTATGGATACCATGAGGACGCGCGTGCATGAGTTGGAGCGTGAGTGCACGACGATGAAGAAGGCGATTGAGAAGATTGATAAAGTGGGGCCTGATGGGTGGAGGAAGAAGTTTGGGTGTAAATTTAAAACGCAAGTGTGTGATTCGCATGAGCAAACGGTTGTAGAGACTCGAAAGGGGCGGAGGACTCATCGGACTCACCATCATCATTCAAGTCGATAATTATTCAAAGGGAGTGTAAGttgatacaaaaaaaaaattttaattaattttgattGTTGTTTGAAGTATGAAGAATTTAATTTTGATGAGTCGTTGCTGATGAATTGAAGGGTATATACGTTCTTGGTCTTCATACATTTAAGAGAAACTGGAAAAAAATAATAGTTTAACAAAATATAAAGATAGAAATAaagtaaatatataaaataaataaaaagtaaattaatctttatatagtttttatattGGATATATTAAAATGTAATGTGTTTTTTCAAGATGCGAAAAGTAAACAATTTATTTTAATCTTTCGACTAACGAGATGGATTAGATTAATAATCTAAGAAGCCAAATGCCTACTAAGAATAGTGAATGtgtttttgttaattatttatggTTTTAGTCCAAACAAATTTTAGACTTGTATTAGTGGTCAACAACGGGATAGTTTTTGTGGTTTTGCTATGCCAAATTTGATATATTTGAGATTAGTTCATAACAAACTTGAAAGGACCATATTATAACTTTTTTCACATTATTTTAACATTTTTCTTAATATTtgcttaattaaaaaaataaagataggcccaacctctctctctcttcgtTACCACTCAAACTTCTTCTCTGGAGATTAAAACATACACACAattcacatatacatacatatactaCTTTCCCTTCCTTGAAAAAGAAACACATAGGGCGGACACAGGATTTCATAGTAGGGGTTGCATGGGAAGATTAGGGGTTGCATGatagtagaaaaaataaaaattttaaaaaatttcgaaaatttttccACTGCGACCGGAAAATTTAAGGGTTGCCGGTGCCACCCCGGAACCCCCCTAAATCCGCccctgaacacacacacacacacaaatacactAACGATGAAGATGATGACAAAGAAGCTAAATTTGAAAGAGTTTTACCATTCTCTAACACTAAATCATACTACCATGTGCTACACATTCCTTAATACAACTGTAACACCATCACAACGTCATCCGCCAGCATAGTTGCAACGCCACTACAACATAGCCTATATGTAAAATTTTCTTCCTTTTACATCCTCTTGTCTACCGAATTCTTTTTTTCTTCGTTTATATCTCATGACCTCTCTCATTTTGTTATATTTGTCGCATACACACATGATGTGCGTGTGAGTCCCCTCCCGTTATTCGATCATAGAATAAACCTACAGATGTGTGATTATGTTTTTCCCTTTATTGGTGCTCTTCTAGGTTCTCTTTTGAATTTAAGGGCCACACACTCATGAGATAAAAGTTATAAGGGGTTTTAGTGGCTTTGATTTGCAGAGGGATGATGGTTATTTCATCATCTTTATAATGGCGGTGATTTCATCTTGATCACGATGGTGGAAGGTAGGGTTGGTAACTAGATGGAGATGGAGATTGTTAGAAATAGTGTCTAAGATAGGGATGAGCTTTGGAACCGGGCCGGTTCGGAATTGGAATCGGTTTTCCTATATTATAAGAACCGGGAACCGGACCGCCGGTTCTAGCGCCGATTCCAGTTCGGGTTTCTCGGTTATTTTTCAAACTAGAACCGATTGAAATGCTGTAAATGATATGTTATCTACTGAAACTTGTAAATAATTCAATATTTAACCAAATTATGACTTTTTACATTCAAAATTTAAGTATATACACTAAATTAAATGATGAAAAAAAAAGTAATTCCGACTTCATACGAGTGAGTTATGCACATTTTAAAAGTGGGACGGATtccataaaataaaaacaaaatgctGAAATAGAAAATATGTAACATTGATATGGTGTGTTTCGAGGTCTATATCTAATTCAACATCTAACCAAATTATGTGTTTGTATAGTCTAAAATGAAGTATAAACATCAAATTACATATTGcaaaaaaaattaagtaattcTGACATCATATAAATGAGTTATACACATTTAAAAAAATAGGgcagattaaaaaaaataataaaaaatgttgaaatagaAAAAAAAGCAACATCGATATTCTTTCTTTCGGGACATGTGTCTGATTCAATATCTAACAAAAATATATGTTTGTACAGtaaaaaatgaattacaaactcAAAATTACATATTGGAAAAAAATCAAGTAAttccgacttcatatgagtgagttataCGCATTTTAAAAAACGGAAAAAATATCAATCCG includes:
- the LOC111877856 gene encoding BTB/POZ domain-containing protein At5g66560, which produces MSAGMATNSKGQAWFCTTGLPSDVVVDVNGMTFHLHKFPLMAKSKKLHELITEQEAKFTPDTVTDERNSENEEKEEIQAAAAVAEDEELYCQLRFSDFPGGPETFEMAAMFCYAVKIELSSSNVASLRCAAEVLEMTEEFCEDNLISKTERFFSQTVLQSLRDSIETLKSCECLMPLVESLGIVEKCIDSIATKVSAMDPSLFSLPENEATPIAGGRNMGTTTRSTAGGDRWLDELTFVTSPLFIRLIITMKSQNLNHEIIENCLLLYAKKRIPGINRTNRKPLPSSKPSEIEQKELLETIITNLPEQNCTRSSTTVKLFFGMLRTSNILNASDDCKSILEKKIGSQFEHATLDDLLMPSYSYLSETLYDVDCVQRILAQFLDSSEDKTSALMLVGKLIDGYLSEIALDANLKPDKFFELAVALPEQARLYDDGLYRSVDVYIKAHPWITESDREKVSGVLDCRKLTLEACTHAAQNERLPLRAVVQVLFFEQLQLRHAIAGTLMSADMAMALTHSDSDKSPTTTRHGVTEHDETVVTTGDDDDDDVTWRAAVRENQVLRLGMDTMRTRVHELERECTTMKKAIEKIDKVGPDGWRKKFGCKFKTQVCDSHEQTVVETRKGRRTHRTHHHHSSR